Genomic window (Thomasclavelia spiroformis DSM 1552):
ATAACTCTAATACTTCCTCACCACTACGTGCTTCAATTAATGAATCTAACATTGCTTTAGATATTCGACAATGTTCTAAATATAAAGATTTTCTAATTGTTTCATTTGATTCTTTAAAATACTTTTTAAAACGATAAATTTTAGTAATATTAGCTAGTTCAATTGATGTAGATAAAATCTCCATCAACTCCTTTTGTTTACTACCCTTAAAATTACTTTTAATTGAATCAACATACATATCATAATATAAAGACTTTAATTGACGTTCCAATAAATTAATATCTATTGGTGCCGTAAAATCAAAATTAGATAATATCTTATAATATCTAGTATTTTTTAGATACATAACTAAATCCTTATAATTACCAACATTTACCAATCCATAAATATTAAAACTAATTTTACTCGCTAAATAATCAGGAATTTCTAAAGAAAAGCTCGCCTGATCTTTTTCTTTAATACTAACAACTTTATCAACAATCAATTGAACCTCAATTCCAATAACCTCCTGGTTATAAAAATCCTGATTCTTTTTTGGTGCATATTTCATCAATCTAGCACAGCGCTCAAAATATTCTTTATTTAAAGCAGCTTCTAACTGTCGACGACGAACATTTCTAACATTGACGTCTTTTAATACATCACTATACTTTGTTTGCGATTTTAGATAAGTCACCATCTCGCCAAGCGTTTGTTTTCTACACAAATCACTATAGCTTTCTTCATTAAGACGATATCCATACATCGCTTTTGCCTTTGCACATAGTGCATTTGACGACAAAGCCATACATTCACCTTCTTACTTTAAACATCTTTCAACAATTTCATTTATCCATTTATCTTTATTTGAATTATAAAGATTTTCCAAGTTATTTAAAACATTTTTAAATTCTTGGTGTTGTTGTTTTGCATTTTCTTGATTTTTATTTATCAATTCACTTTTATAATCTTCAATTTTTTGATTTTGTTCCAAAACAAAACCATCATATATTTCTTTTCTCTTTTCATTCATATTAGTTTGAGCATCAAGTTTTTTAGCTTTTGCCTTTTCAACTCGTTCGACACATTTACGGTCAATCTCTACTAATCTTTGAATAACATCATCCATACTATGCCCCCTTCGTCTGAGATAAGTATACTCCTATATTTTAAAAATGCAATGGTAATACTTCATCATTTTTTAAAATCTTGATTTTCTTGTAATTCCTAGAAACATATAAAGTTTACAAGATTTTAAAGTTATTTATATAGATATTATTACCATATTTAAATACTTTGTTTAAATTAGTTTGAAATATCAATAAAAATTCGTATTTTAACATTTATAAAACATAAAATCTAATCAGTCATTAGATACAGCCATAATACTCTTATTAACAATTTTTAAACTTTTAATAAAACACAATTTTATTTAGATGTATTGTATCTATCCT
Coding sequences:
- a CDS encoding V0D/AC39 family V-type ATPase subunit — its product is MALSSNALCAKAKAMYGYRLNEESYSDLCRKQTLGEMVTYLKSQTKYSDVLKDVNVRNVRRRQLEAALNKEYFERCARLMKYAPKKNQDFYNQEVIGIEVQLIVDKVVSIKEKDQASFSLEIPDYLASKISFNIYGLVNVGNYKDLVMYLKNTRYYKILSNFDFTAPIDINLLERQLKSLYYDMYVDSIKSNFKGSKQKELMEILSTSIELANITKIYRFKKYFKESNETIRKSLYLEHCRISKAMLDSLIEARSGEEVLELLSNSKYKLYIGDKDYTYIEYYVEEIKYNIAKRYMRFSSNAPLVYLTYSILQKVEIDNLKHIIEGIRYKRDASSIEEMLIFA